From the genome of Ornithobacterium rhinotracheale, one region includes:
- a CDS encoding D-alanine--D-alanine ligase, whose translation MQNVAIVMGGYSGEYKVSLKSGQTIFDHIDTSKYNPTKVLIGLEGWFAQVGEDKFPIDKADFSFTNEKGEKTKFDVVFNIIHGAPGEDGQMQAYWQLIGLPYAGCGHYLSALTFSKKDCIAVLNKYGISSAKSVYLVKGAPYDLDEIVQEIGLPCIVKPNQSGSSLGISKVNVKEDFAPALAKAFEQDKDVLIEEFLEGTEVSVGVVQYQGKTIVSGITEIISENEIFDYEAKYEGASQEITPARLSQEITQKVEQIAKKAYESLGMKGMSRSEFIIVEGEPNFIEMNTLPGFSPASILPQQLAYSKIEIKDFITSEIESALAQK comes from the coding sequence ATGCAAAATGTTGCCATTGTGATGGGTGGGTACTCTGGCGAGTACAAAGTTTCGCTAAAAAGCGGACAAACGATTTTTGACCATATAGACACCTCTAAATATAATCCAACCAAAGTTTTAATCGGTTTAGAGGGCTGGTTTGCACAAGTGGGCGAGGATAAATTCCCGATTGATAAGGCGGATTTTTCTTTTACTAATGAAAAAGGGGAAAAAACGAAATTTGATGTAGTGTTCAATATCATTCACGGCGCCCCAGGCGAAGATGGGCAGATGCAGGCCTATTGGCAGCTCATTGGGCTACCTTATGCAGGCTGTGGGCACTATCTCTCTGCGCTTACTTTTAGCAAAAAAGATTGTATCGCAGTGCTGAATAAATACGGAATTTCTTCGGCAAAATCGGTTTATTTAGTAAAAGGTGCGCCATATGATTTAGATGAGATTGTGCAAGAAATAGGCCTGCCTTGTATTGTGAAGCCGAATCAATCTGGCTCAAGTTTAGGCATTTCAAAAGTGAATGTTAAAGAGGACTTCGCGCCTGCCTTGGCAAAAGCCTTTGAGCAAGATAAGGATGTCTTAATTGAGGAATTTCTTGAAGGTACAGAGGTTTCAGTAGGGGTGGTGCAGTATCAAGGCAAAACCATTGTGAGCGGAATTACTGAAATTATATCAGAAAATGAGATTTTTGACTATGAGGCTAAGTATGAGGGCGCTTCGCAAGAAATCACCCCCGCGCGTCTCTCGCAAGAAATCACCCAAAAGGTGGAGCAAATTGCCAAAAAAGCCTATGAATCCCTCGGTATGAAAGGAATGTCGCGCAGTGAGTTTATAATCGTAGAGGGTGAGCCTAATTTTATAGAAATGAATACTTTGCCAGGTTTTTCGCCAGCCAGCATTTTGCCGCAGCAGTTAGCCTATTCCAAGATAGAAATTAAAGACTTTATCACAAGTGAGATTGAGAGTGCTCTGGCTCAAAAATAA
- a CDS encoding sigma-54 dependent transcriptional regulator has protein sequence MAKILIVEDEQAIRNVLKSILEDEDKSFKVEEAEDGEQAMDKIKNTDYDLVICDIKMPKKDGVEVLEEAIEINPDIPFLMVSGHGDIETAVDCIKKGAYDYIPKPPDLNRLLSSVRNAVDKKNLIQQNKSLKDENKALKRKVSAKYQMIGDSVALTEIKEIIDKVAATDARVLIVGPNGTGKELVAHQIHEKSDRNKMPLIEVNCAAIPSELIESELFGHMKGSFTGAHKDKAGKFEQANKGTLFLDEIGDMSLSAQAKVLRALQEKKITRVGGDKEIPVDVRVLAATNKDLKKEIAEGNFREDLYHRLAVILVKVPALDERKEDVPALVNHFSEIISQEHGKATKEFSPEAIKELQSYSWTGNIRELRNVVERLIILGENPVSKKDVQSFVPKK, from the coding sequence ATGGCTAAAATCCTTATTGTAGAGGACGAACAGGCGATTCGCAATGTGCTTAAAAGTATTTTAGAAGATGAGGATAAATCTTTTAAAGTCGAGGAGGCCGAAGATGGCGAGCAGGCGATGGATAAAATTAAAAATACGGATTACGATCTTGTAATCTGTGATATTAAGATGCCTAAAAAAGACGGCGTAGAGGTGCTTGAAGAAGCAATAGAAATCAACCCAGATATTCCATTCTTGATGGTATCAGGCCACGGAGACATCGAAACGGCGGTGGATTGTATTAAAAAAGGCGCTTACGATTATATTCCTAAGCCCCCAGATTTAAATCGCTTGCTAAGTAGCGTGCGCAATGCCGTGGATAAGAAGAATTTGATTCAACAAAATAAATCATTAAAAGATGAAAATAAAGCCCTTAAAAGAAAAGTAAGCGCAAAGTACCAGATGATTGGCGATTCTGTGGCTTTAACTGAAATTAAGGAGATAATAGATAAGGTAGCCGCTACCGATGCTCGGGTGCTAATCGTGGGGCCTAATGGAACGGGGAAAGAGCTTGTAGCTCACCAAATTCACGAAAAATCTGACCGAAATAAAATGCCACTCATAGAGGTGAATTGTGCAGCAATTCCCTCTGAATTGATTGAAAGCGAGCTTTTTGGGCATATGAAAGGCTCTTTTACGGGAGCTCATAAAGATAAAGCTGGAAAATTTGAACAAGCTAATAAAGGAACCCTTTTCCTAGACGAAATCGGGGATATGAGTCTTTCTGCACAAGCCAAAGTGTTGCGTGCGTTGCAAGAAAAGAAAATCACGCGAGTAGGTGGGGATAAGGAAATTCCTGTGGATGTGCGTGTTTTAGCTGCGACTAATAAGGATCTGAAAAAAGAAATAGCAGAAGGAAATTTTAGAGAAGATTTATACCACCGTTTGGCAGTAATTTTGGTAAAAGTTCCTGCGTTAGATGAGAGAAAAGAAGATGTCCCAGCTTTAGTAAATCATTTCTCTGAAATCATTTCTCAAGAGCATGGCAAAGCTACCAAAGAATTTAGCCCAGAAGCGATAAAAGAGCTGCAATCTTATAGCTGGACGGGGAACATTCGTGAATTGCGAAATGTCGTGGAACGCCTTATTATATTAGGAGAAAATCCTGTGAGTAAAAAAGATGTACAATCTTTTGTCCCTAAGAAATAA
- a CDS encoding thymidylate synthase, whose protein sequence is MQQYLDLVKEVLNNGSLKEDRTGTGTKSIFGHQMRFDLSQGFPLLTTKKLHLKSIIYELLWFLQGDTNIKYLTDHGVRIWNEWADENGDLGPVYGKQWRSWASPNNKTIDQIREAVDTIKNNPDSRRIIVSAWNVGELGQMALMPCHALFQFYVADGKLSLQLYQRSADIFLGVPFNIASYALLLKMMAQVCGLEAGEFIHTLGDAHIYSNHFEQMKEQISRTPYPLPEIEINPEVKDIFSFKYEDFSLKNYKAHPHIKGKVAV, encoded by the coding sequence ATGCAACAGTATTTAGACTTGGTAAAAGAGGTTTTAAACAATGGAAGCCTTAAAGAAGACCGCACCGGAACTGGCACAAAAAGCATTTTTGGCCACCAAATGCGTTTCGACTTATCGCAAGGTTTTCCGCTACTTACTACCAAGAAATTACACCTAAAATCCATCATTTACGAACTCTTATGGTTTCTACAAGGCGATACCAACATTAAATATTTAACGGATCACGGCGTAAGAATATGGAACGAATGGGCAGATGAAAACGGAGACTTGGGCCCCGTCTATGGCAAGCAATGGCGTAGCTGGGCTAGCCCTAATAATAAAACGATTGACCAAATTCGTGAAGCGGTGGACACCATAAAGAATAATCCCGATTCTAGGAGAATCATTGTATCCGCGTGGAATGTGGGCGAACTAGGGCAAATGGCACTTATGCCGTGCCACGCATTATTCCAATTCTATGTGGCAGATGGCAAACTCTCGCTACAATTGTACCAGCGCAGCGCCGATATTTTTCTAGGCGTGCCGTTCAATATTGCCTCTTATGCGCTATTGCTAAAAATGATGGCACAAGTCTGTGGCTTAGAGGCGGGCGAATTTATCCACACGCTAGGCGATGCACATATTTATTCCAATCATTTTGAGCAAATGAAAGAGCAAATATCTCGCACACCTTACCCACTGCCAGAAATTGAAATTAATCCTGAGGTAAAAGATATTTTCTCCTTTAAATATGAAGATTTTAGCCTAAAAAATTACAAAGCACACCCTCATATTAAGGGGAAAGTAGCCGTTTAG
- a CDS encoding aldose epimerase family protein, whose translation MKNDFFPSENKSNLKRADFQKEINGKETDLFILKNSNGMEIAATNYGCALLSIMVPDRNGEYANVILGHDDIDSVINSPEPFLSTIIGRYGNRIKNGKFSLYEEDFELAINNGPNSLHGGPTGFHARVWEAEQINENAIQFAYISEDGEEGFPGNLTVLVTYSLTDNNEFIIEYFAKTDKPTPVNLTQHAFFNLAGIQNPTPSIEDHILTINADFFVPIDENSIPTGEILKVKGTPMDFTKPHSVGKRINADFEQLKIGKGYDHCYVLNKDEAGELTFAALCEDPKSGRVLEVLTTEPGVQLYTGNWLGGFAGAQGATFPERSGLCFEAQVFPDTPNNPHFPSATLLPDDEYEQITVFKFGVIK comes from the coding sequence ATGAAAAATGATTTTTTCCCAAGTGAAAATAAATCAAATTTGAAACGCGCTGATTTCCAAAAAGAAATCAACGGAAAAGAGACTGATTTATTTATCCTAAAAAATAGCAATGGAATGGAGATTGCGGCGACTAATTACGGCTGCGCGCTCCTTTCAATTATGGTTCCAGATAGGAATGGCGAGTATGCTAATGTGATTTTGGGGCATGATGACATTGATTCTGTGATAAATAGCCCTGAGCCTTTTTTAAGCACAATCATTGGGCGATATGGTAATAGAATCAAAAATGGAAAGTTTTCCCTATATGAGGAAGATTTTGAGCTAGCTATCAACAATGGGCCTAATTCCTTACACGGCGGGCCTACGGGCTTCCACGCGCGAGTATGGGAGGCAGAGCAGATTAATGAAAATGCTATTCAATTCGCCTACATTTCGGAAGATGGAGAGGAAGGCTTCCCTGGGAATTTAACTGTTTTGGTAACTTACTCATTGACTGACAATAATGAATTTATAATTGAGTATTTCGCCAAGACGGATAAGCCTACACCCGTGAATTTGACACAGCACGCCTTCTTTAATTTAGCTGGCATTCAAAATCCGACGCCAAGTATTGAGGACCATATACTTACAATTAATGCAGATTTCTTTGTGCCAATTGATGAAAATTCTATCCCAACGGGGGAGATTTTAAAAGTAAAAGGCACGCCAATGGATTTTACCAAGCCTCATAGTGTGGGAAAGCGAATCAATGCAGATTTTGAGCAATTAAAAATTGGCAAGGGCTATGACCACTGCTATGTTTTAAACAAAGATGAGGCAGGCGAATTGACTTTTGCCGCACTTTGTGAAGACCCTAAATCTGGGCGAGTATTGGAGGTTTTGACCACCGAGCCTGGGGTGCAGCTCTACACGGGCAATTGGCTAGGAGGCTTTGCAGGGGCACAGGGCGCTACCTTCCCAGAGCGCAGCGGATTGTGCTTTGAGGCGCAGGTGTTCCCAGATACGCCTAATAATCCTCACTTCCCATCTGCTACCCTATTGCCAGATGATGAGTATGAGCAAATTACAGTTTTTAAATTCGGAGTAATAAAATAA
- the galK gene encoding galactokinase codes for MSLEKTVRNTFKEKFGTEGEVYASPGRINLIGEHTDYNGSFVFPGAIDKGMIAEIKKNGTDKVRAYSVDLNESAEFGLNEEDAPSQSWAKYIFGVCREIQKRGGKIEGFDTAFAGDVPLGAGMSSSAALESTYAFALNEIFNLGIDKFELAKIGQATEHNYVGVKCGIMDQFASVFGKEGHLMRLDCKSMEYEYFPFSPDTHGYRLVLLDTVVKHELASSAYNKRRESCERAAEAIKKKHPEVEFLRDASIDMLNEVKDQISEEDYKRAEYVIEETQRVLDVCEALEKGDYETVGDRMYKTHHGMSKLYEVSCEELDFLNDVAKKCGVTGSRVMGGGFGGCTINLVKEDLYDEFIEKAKKAYLEKYGREPKVYDVVISNGARKLK; via the coding sequence ATGAGTTTAGAAAAGACTGTAAGAAATACTTTTAAAGAAAAATTCGGAACTGAAGGCGAAGTTTATGCCTCTCCAGGTAGAATTAACTTAATTGGTGAGCATACCGATTACAACGGAAGTTTCGTATTTCCAGGAGCTATCGACAAAGGAATGATAGCTGAAATCAAGAAAAACGGTACCGATAAAGTGCGTGCCTACTCCGTAGACTTAAATGAAAGCGCTGAATTTGGGCTAAATGAAGAAGACGCCCCAAGCCAAAGCTGGGCAAAATACATCTTCGGTGTGTGCCGCGAAATCCAAAAAAGAGGCGGCAAAATCGAAGGATTTGACACCGCATTTGCAGGCGATGTACCACTCGGAGCAGGTATGTCATCATCTGCCGCACTCGAAAGCACCTACGCCTTTGCCCTAAATGAAATCTTCAACCTAGGAATTGATAAATTCGAATTAGCCAAAATTGGGCAAGCCACAGAGCATAACTATGTGGGCGTAAAATGCGGAATTATGGACCAATTTGCTTCTGTGTTTGGAAAAGAAGGACACTTGATGCGCCTCGACTGTAAATCTATGGAATATGAATATTTCCCATTCAGTCCAGATACACATGGCTATCGTTTAGTTTTGCTAGACACTGTCGTAAAACACGAATTAGCTTCTTCGGCATACAACAAGCGTCGTGAATCTTGTGAGCGTGCTGCCGAAGCGATTAAGAAAAAGCATCCAGAAGTGGAATTCTTAAGAGATGCCTCTATAGATATGCTTAACGAAGTAAAAGACCAAATCTCTGAAGAAGACTACAAACGAGCAGAATATGTAATCGAAGAAACTCAGCGCGTGCTTGATGTGTGTGAGGCGTTGGAAAAAGGGGATTACGAAACTGTGGGCGATAGAATGTACAAAACACACCACGGCATGAGCAAACTTTACGAAGTGAGCTGCGAGGAATTAGATTTCTTAAACGATGTGGCTAAAAAATGTGGCGTAACCGGTTCTCGTGTAATGGGCGGTGGCTTTGGTGGCTGCACCATCAACTTGGTAAAAGAAGATTTGTACGATGAATTCATAGAAAAAGCTAAAAAAGCATATTTAGAAAAATATGGCCGTGAGCCAAAAGTGTACGATGTAGTCATAAGCAACGGTGCTAGAAAATTGAAATAA
- a CDS encoding MFS transporter, with amino-acid sequence MSTTKQNYLLPIIMMIALFGMISFVTGLANPMGVIVKNQFGASNFMATLGYFANFIAYAFMGYPAGMLLQKIGYKQTALIAIAVGFLGTGIQFLSGEMGSFGVYLLGAFVAGFSMCMLNTVVNPMLNKLGGGGNKGNQLIQVGGSFNSLMATIVPILVGYFIGSNVEKANLTDAYPALFLAMGIFAAAFLVFFFVKIPEPSLSAAKSSEKAPHSPFSFRHFVLGAVAIFLYVGIEVGVQNFINPYMTEKLKYDATIAGSVVGTYWFLMLVGRLVGAAVGGSVSSKAMLSFVSVLGIAFTLAAIFTPVEQTVSMPVFLSDISFGIVQIPTSIMFLVLCGLCTSVMWGGIFNLAVEGLGRYTEAASGFFMVMVCGGGIIPLIQGAVADSSGYIESYWVIVVCLAFLLYYALIGSKNVNTDIPVDIAPESLPVKEL; translated from the coding sequence ATGAGTACTACAAAACAAAATTATTTGTTGCCAATCATTATGATGATTGCACTATTTGGTATGATTTCATTCGTTACTGGTTTGGCAAACCCAATGGGGGTTATTGTAAAAAATCAGTTCGGAGCATCAAACTTTATGGCTACCTTGGGGTATTTTGCCAACTTTATTGCGTATGCATTTATGGGCTATCCTGCGGGTATGCTTTTACAGAAAATTGGCTATAAGCAGACTGCACTTATCGCTATTGCCGTAGGCTTCTTAGGCACAGGCATTCAATTCTTGTCTGGTGAAATGGGAAGTTTTGGCGTTTATTTATTGGGAGCTTTCGTTGCGGGCTTCTCAATGTGTATGCTTAATACCGTGGTAAACCCAATGCTTAACAAATTAGGCGGTGGCGGAAACAAAGGAAACCAATTAATCCAAGTGGGTGGTTCCTTTAACTCTTTAATGGCTACAATTGTTCCTATCTTAGTGGGCTACTTCATTGGTAGCAATGTAGAGAAAGCAAACCTAACGGATGCCTACCCTGCACTATTCTTAGCAATGGGAATTTTTGCAGCTGCATTTTTAGTATTTTTCTTTGTAAAAATTCCAGAGCCAAGCCTATCAGCTGCTAAAAGCTCTGAAAAAGCGCCACACAGCCCATTCTCATTCCGCCACTTTGTACTAGGCGCCGTAGCTATTTTCTTATATGTAGGTATTGAGGTAGGAGTTCAAAACTTCATCAACCCATATATGACCGAGAAACTTAAATACGATGCCACTATTGCAGGTTCCGTGGTAGGTACTTATTGGTTCTTGATGTTGGTAGGTCGTTTGGTAGGTGCTGCTGTGGGCGGTAGCGTTTCAAGTAAAGCTATGCTTTCCTTCGTTTCCGTTTTAGGTATTGCCTTCACCCTAGCTGCCATCTTCACCCCAGTGGAGCAAACTGTGAGTATGCCAGTATTCCTATCAGACATCTCATTCGGTATCGTTCAAATCCCTACAAGCATTATGTTCCTAGTACTTTGCGGACTTTGCACCTCAGTAATGTGGGGTGGAATCTTCAACCTTGCCGTAGAAGGATTAGGACGATACACTGAGGCCGCCTCTGGCTTCTTTATGGTAATGGTGTGCGGTGGAGGTATCATTCCACTTATCCAAGGCGCTGTTGCCGATTCATCTGGATACATCGAAAGCTATTGGGTAATTGTAGTTTGTCTTGCATTCTTATTATATTATGCATTGATCGGATCTAAAAATGTAAATACAGATATTCCTGTAGATATTGCTCCAGAAAGTCTTCCAGTAAAAGAACTATAA
- a CDS encoding MATE family efflux transporter, with protein sequence MNFKEHIKKNFQIAWPVMLSQAGQIVVNVADNVMVGGLGGRFDTVENLQLGTTALAGVALGNSVLFIIMSTAFGFSFGMSPLVAQADVQGRTNRGAKVFSHGLLLNLIITALLLVVLYCVEPLLFKMEQPPEVVQAAIPYIRIAGISIIPLMIFQSLRQLSEGLSLTLNVAIATIVANVLNIFFNYLFIYGNWGMPRLEIAGAALGTLISRIIMIVLLLVLMLKNPKTRMYLKAVSFKIFDKYIFRKLVSLGTPTALQMFFEMGTFSAAAFICGMAGTDQLAAHQIALNLASITFMLCIGISTAATVRVGNQWGMKHFQNLRKAGFSAIVMTMAIMSLSGISFIVFRHTLPEIYTEDLAVISIAAQLLIVAALFQLADGIQVTALGSLRGMQDVFIPAVITLVAYFVIALPLGYYLTIPREMGAFGMWIGLGLGLIFSAIALVLRFYLKTKQLLLQN encoded by the coding sequence ATGAATTTCAAGGAGCATATCAAGAAGAATTTTCAAATTGCCTGGCCTGTGATGCTATCGCAAGCTGGGCAAATTGTTGTGAATGTAGCAGATAATGTAATGGTGGGCGGTCTCGGTGGCCGATTTGATACCGTGGAAAATCTGCAATTAGGCACCACAGCATTGGCCGGCGTAGCACTGGGAAACTCTGTGTTATTCATCATTATGAGCACCGCCTTTGGCTTCTCATTCGGAATGTCTCCGCTAGTAGCTCAGGCCGATGTGCAGGGCAGAACCAATCGCGGGGCAAAAGTATTTTCGCACGGATTGCTACTAAATTTAATCATTACCGCTCTGCTGCTCGTGGTGCTCTATTGCGTTGAACCACTTTTATTTAAAATGGAGCAGCCCCCAGAGGTGGTACAGGCTGCAATTCCATACATCAGAATTGCCGGTATTTCAATCATTCCGCTGATGATTTTTCAGTCATTAAGGCAGCTTTCCGAGGGCTTATCACTCACGCTCAATGTTGCCATAGCCACAATTGTAGCCAATGTTTTAAACATATTTTTTAATTACCTTTTCATTTACGGAAATTGGGGGATGCCGCGTTTAGAAATTGCCGGAGCCGCACTCGGCACCCTAATTTCTCGCATCATTATGATTGTCTTGCTTTTAGTTTTAATGCTAAAAAATCCTAAAACACGAATGTACCTAAAAGCCGTTTCGTTTAAGATATTTGATAAGTACATTTTCAGGAAATTGGTAAGCCTTGGCACACCAACAGCCCTGCAAATGTTCTTTGAAATGGGAACCTTTTCTGCTGCCGCATTCATTTGTGGAATGGCAGGAACAGACCAGCTCGCCGCACACCAAATCGCCCTGAATTTAGCCTCCATTACCTTTATGCTCTGCATTGGGATTAGCACCGCTGCCACCGTGCGTGTGGGCAATCAATGGGGAATGAAACATTTTCAAAATTTAAGAAAAGCAGGCTTCTCTGCCATTGTGATGACTATGGCGATTATGAGCCTCTCGGGCATAAGTTTTATCGTGTTTAGGCACACTTTGCCAGAGATTTACACCGAAGATTTAGCCGTGATAAGCATAGCTGCACAGCTTTTAATCGTGGCAGCGCTCTTTCAATTGGCAGATGGCATACAAGTTACCGCACTTGGTAGCCTGCGCGGAATGCAAGATGTGTTTATCCCCGCAGTGATTACGCTAGTGGCCTATTTTGTGATTGCTTTGCCACTTGGCTATTATTTGACGATACCTAGGGAAATGGGCGCCTTTGGAATGTGGATTGGCTTAGGGCTAGGATTAATTTTCTCCGCAATAGCTTTAGTTTTAAGGTTTTACTTGAAAACAAAACAATTACTTTTGCAAAATTGA
- the uvrA gene encoding excinuclease ABC subunit UvrA, which produces MTKTKKEFNPKTEIQIIGAKLHNLKNINLTIPKNKLVVITGLSGSGKSTLAFDTLYAEGQRRYVESLSAYARQFLGRLDKPQVDNIKGIAPAIAIQQKVNSTNPRSTVGTTTEIYDYLKLLYARIGETFSPISGEKVSKDTVSDVIDYIKKLPENTNLSILAPFIKTDESRSFQGSLDILQKQGFARLEIGDQTQKIQDLIDFNFEPPEGTEISLVIDRVNTQNDEDFYHRLSDSVQTAFYEGHGEMMVKIPEKKEIKSFSNRFELDGISFIEPSLHFFSFNNPLGACPTCEGYGKVMGIDENLVVPNKNLSIYEDAVVAWRGEKMSEWKKHFIKESSEFDFPIHKPYFELTDEQKKLLWEGKNKKSASINNFFQMLEENTYKIQYRVMLSRYRGKTTCPTCKGKRLREETNWVKIGGKSINDLVNLPLNELGDFFNQLELSPYQEKVAKRLLLEINNRISFLLNVGLGYLSLNRNSNTLSGGESQRINLATSLGSSLVGSMYILDEPSIGLHSRDTENLISVLKKLRDLGNTVIVVEHDEDVMKAADYIIDIGPEAGTHGGEVVFAGTYPELLKSKTLTAQYLNGEREIKVPQSRIPMRNYIEVTGARENNLKNISAKLPLNSLAVITGVSGSGKSTLLKSIFIPAIDRELGIYGSKLGDFESIRGDLSKVKALEYIDQNPIGKSSRSNPVTYIKAYDDIRKLFANQKLSKLRGYQAKHFSFNVDGGRCDHCQGEGTITIEMQFMADVNLECEQCHGKRFKDSILEVKFHGKNISDVLNLTVDDAIVFFSKHGEEKIAEKLQSLQDVGLGYVQLGQSSSTLSGGEAQRIKLASFLIKGTAAKNTLFIFDEPSTGLHFHDINKLMKSLRALIDNGHSVWVIEHHPDIIKCADYILDLGPEGGKKGGEIVATGTPEEIIHSDRSYTAKYLLDKL; this is translated from the coding sequence ATGACCAAAACTAAAAAAGAGTTTAATCCTAAAACCGAAATTCAAATTATTGGAGCCAAACTTCATAATTTAAAAAATATAAATCTCACGATTCCCAAAAACAAATTGGTAGTAATCACAGGACTTTCGGGCTCGGGAAAATCCACTTTAGCCTTCGATACGCTTTACGCCGAGGGGCAGCGTCGCTATGTAGAGAGCCTTTCTGCCTACGCGCGCCAGTTTTTAGGTCGATTGGACAAACCTCAAGTCGATAACATCAAGGGAATCGCCCCTGCCATAGCCATTCAGCAAAAGGTAAACTCTACCAATCCACGCTCAACGGTGGGCACCACTACCGAAATTTATGATTATCTAAAACTTCTGTATGCACGCATCGGGGAAACCTTCTCTCCTATTTCGGGCGAAAAGGTGAGCAAAGATACCGTAAGCGATGTTATTGATTATATTAAAAAATTACCCGAAAATACGAATTTAAGCATTCTTGCACCATTCATCAAGACAGATGAATCTCGCTCATTTCAAGGAAGTTTAGATATTCTACAAAAACAAGGTTTTGCCCGTTTAGAAATTGGCGACCAAACTCAAAAAATTCAGGATTTAATTGATTTTAATTTTGAGCCACCAGAGGGCACCGAAATCAGTTTAGTCATCGATCGAGTAAACACGCAGAATGATGAAGATTTTTATCACCGATTGAGCGATTCGGTGCAGACTGCGTTCTATGAAGGGCATGGCGAAATGATGGTGAAAATCCCTGAAAAAAAAGAAATTAAATCATTCTCTAATCGTTTTGAATTAGACGGAATTTCATTTATCGAGCCAAGTCTACATTTCTTTAGTTTCAACAATCCGCTGGGTGCTTGCCCTACTTGTGAGGGATATGGCAAGGTGATGGGAATTGACGAAAATTTAGTCGTCCCGAATAAAAATTTATCCATTTACGAAGATGCCGTAGTCGCTTGGCGTGGCGAAAAAATGAGCGAGTGGAAAAAACATTTCATTAAAGAATCATCCGAATTCGATTTTCCTATTCACAAACCCTATTTCGAGCTCACCGATGAGCAAAAAAAATTGCTTTGGGAAGGAAAAAATAAAAAATCTGCCAGCATCAATAATTTCTTCCAAATGCTGGAAGAAAACACCTACAAAATCCAATATCGCGTGATGCTTTCTCGCTACCGTGGCAAGACTACTTGCCCTACTTGCAAAGGAAAACGCTTGCGCGAAGAAACCAATTGGGTGAAAATCGGGGGCAAATCGATTAATGATTTGGTGAATTTACCGCTGAATGAATTGGGTGATTTTTTCAATCAATTAGAACTATCACCTTACCAAGAAAAAGTGGCAAAACGCCTACTTTTGGAAATCAACAACCGAATCAGTTTCCTACTAAATGTTGGTTTAGGCTACCTCAGTTTAAACCGAAATTCCAACACACTTTCTGGAGGGGAATCACAACGCATCAATTTAGCGACATCGCTCGGAAGTAGCTTGGTAGGCAGTATGTACATTCTTGATGAGCCATCCATAGGCCTGCACTCACGCGATACCGAAAACTTAATTTCGGTACTGAAAAAATTGAGAGATTTAGGCAATACCGTAATTGTGGTGGAACACGACGAGGATGTGATGAAAGCCGCCGACTACATCATCGATATAGGTCCTGAAGCAGGAACTCACGGAGGCGAGGTAGTTTTTGCGGGCACCTATCCCGAATTGCTAAAATCCAAAACCCTCACTGCGCAATACCTCAACGGCGAAAGAGAGATTAAAGTGCCTCAATCCCGTATCCCGATGCGAAACTATATTGAAGTAACGGGCGCACGAGAGAATAATTTAAAGAATATTTCGGCAAAATTACCACTTAATAGCCTTGCCGTGATTACGGGGGTGAGTGGCTCGGGCAAAAGTACTTTATTGAAATCTATTTTCATACCAGCCATTGATCGGGAACTGGGAATTTACGGGAGCAAACTCGGAGATTTTGAATCCATAAGAGGCGATTTAAGCAAAGTTAAAGCCCTTGAATACATAGATCAAAACCCGATTGGAAAATCTTCTCGCTCCAATCCTGTAACTTACATCAAGGCTTATGATGACATAAGAAAACTTTTTGCCAATCAAAAATTAAGCAAATTGCGTGGATACCAAGCCAAGCATTTCTCGTTTAATGTAGATGGCGGACGATGCGACCATTGCCAAGGCGAAGGGACCATTACGATTGAAATGCAGTTTATGGCAGATGTAAATTTAGAATGTGAGCAATGCCATGGAAAACGCTTTAAAGATTCTATTTTGGAAGTGAAATTCCATGGAAAAAATATCAGCGATGTACTGAATTTAACGGTAGATGATGCCATTGTTTTCTTCAGCAAGCATGGCGAAGAAAAAATTGCCGAAAAACTACAAAGTCTGCAAGATGTAGGGCTGGGCTATGTGCAACTTGGACAATCAAGCAGTACGCTCTCTGGAGGCGAGGCGCAGCGTATCAAACTAGCCTCTTTCTTGATTAAGGGAACGGCTGCCAAGAACACTCTTTTCATTTTTGACGAGCCATCTACTGGATTACATTTTCACGACATCAATAAGCTGATGAAATCGCTACGCGCACTCATTGATAACGGGCACAGCGTCTGGGTGATTGAACACCACCCCGACATTATAAAATGTGCGGATTATATTCTAGACCTTGGTCCCGAAGGCGGCAAAAAAGGAGGAGAAATCGTAGCCACAGGCACACCAGAAGAGATCATTCACTCAGATCGAAGCTATACCGCCAAATATCTTTTAGATAAACTTTAA